In Phoenix dactylifera cultivar Barhee BC4 chromosome 1, palm_55x_up_171113_PBpolish2nd_filt_p, whole genome shotgun sequence, the genomic stretch TTTTACCATAGTGCTTAATCAACTTTTATTCCCTTATTCACTGTTATACGTGTCATGCCCTTTTTTTTCACAGATTAGCTTGTTTGAGATGCCGGAACATAGAAGGaaaaggttgatggcactatcTAGTAATGTGATGAGGGATGAAAGTGACAAGGTAAGCTTCTGTCACAGTGTTATTGAAGCTGAATTTAGGTATATCTATCAATTATTGTACTTGCTTAGTTGTAATTTGTTGAGTCTCAAAATGAATTGTAGCTGTCAACATGTGATGCCTTTGATGTACTTGAGATGCATTATTGATCAATCAAactattaattaattaattaattaaattcaggAAAGTAAGAAAATGGAGAAGATCGCATTCTGAGGAAAACTCCTATTTGCAGCACTTGTGTCTGTCAAAGGTCGGCATGGTCTGGTAACATACTGTTTGTGCCTTTGTGGTGCCTGCTGGCCATGTGCCGTCCTTATAACATGAACAATGAGTTTATGCTGGTCTTTGTCTATCCATGCTACTGTGTGCCAATTGGCATGCACCAGCATGGACTAATAAGAATTGGTATGCACTCTAGTAAGAGCAATACAAGGGGTACGTACCCCCTGTTCTATGCCTGTCCTTGGCTGGCGGAATACATGCCATGCAGCAGGGACCAACACTTGACTGCATTCAACGCAATAATAGTTGATGTTGTATAATAATAAAGTACACAATCAAGACTTCTAGATCTAGAACCTTGTAATTGGTGTCTTTCATTGCTTTATGATCTCATGAATGACTGCTAAGGATACCAACTTTTTGCAGCTAAAAATACtcaaataaacatataaatattagtcATGTGTATTAGTTGATACTCTTAGTTTGAAGGTTTTGCAATGTACATATGCAATCTctgctatttgcatgtatctAATTTATTGGTTGACATGCATCAATTTGTCCAAATTCCATAACATTAAATTTGTATATATAACACATATACTGCTGCCTCTGACTCTTATTAATATGTGAATGGTATGACTACAATatcctttgaactttatctGAAGATGTCAGCTAGGCTTTTGAGTAAGTTCATCTCACattgttttctctctctctaggaGAAATTGGTCGTTGATATTTAAGATGTGATGCAAGAAGGATTAGgaatgatataatttgaaccttTTGTTATCGAAGATGAAGACAAAAAGGAGACAAATTATTAATGAAAGATTAAATTAGTCCTAAAAGTTGAGATGAGTTGTGAACAGGCTGAGCTGAACTTATCATTTGATGACAGTTTCTGCTTTTAATTCCCAGGGATTTCTGAGAACTCAAAAAGTAAGCAAGAAACCTTGCTTCGCCTAGGGTTCTGGTCATACACAAAAAACTATGGCTGATAActtctttaaaattttaaaatttactcCTCTTTTAATGTTAAACCAAATTAATTCCGCAAAATATAACGGAGAGATTTCAAAAAACCAAAGAATGAAACATAACTTGTATTGCATACCAGACCATTAACTACAACCTCAAAATTTAAAGATCTTCCACTACACGCTATCATGACTGTTGAAACTTGCCTTCTGATTTGATCTACTTTGAGCTTTGAGCATATGTTAATTTGGAATCTATGGTTGAGTATGTAGATGTGGTAATCTAATTCTTGATATGCACCTTGATCCATTAGACAAACACTGCCAAGATCACAGAACGAAAAGCCCATTTTAGAGTAAGCAAGAAAATGACAGAGAGGctataaaatatttctatccCTTTTGACTTTTGTTAATGGTACACAAACTGAAAGGATGAAAGCCTTAACACAAGGAGAATACCTAACCCTATATGAAGATTGTGAATCGGTTGGATTTTTTATAACATTATACCTTAAACCTTGGCATATCTATTGCATAATTTATTTGCTATTAGCAGTATATGTCACATAATTTATTCACAAATGTTTCACATAACATTATATTTTAAGCCTTTTGATTTTTGCTTAATGGTACACAAACTGAAAGGATGAAAGCCTTAACACAAGGAGAATAACTGGGTCCTATATGAAGATTTTGGATCAGATGGATTTCCTATATCATTATACCTGAAACTTTGGCATATGTATCCCATAATTTATTTGTTATATCAGTATAGCTATTAAAGTTATAGTTGGTCTCATTCACGaggtgtttttatttttttttctctgtatAAGCATCTTGCTGCTGCTTTTTTGAAGGTTCTAGTTCTTGGTCAGCCTGGGGAGGAGGTTAGCTTGGAACTCATCTTAAGAGTGGTTGCTGATGCTGGTCTTGTGGGGTATGTGAACAATCTTGAAGTCCTTTCTAGGTTTGACATTTATTATATGAAATTAGTGGTCAGTAGTGCtgtgctcttctttcttttaaacCATCAACTGCAGTATCTAGAGATAAGTTTAACTAGGTTGATGAAGATGACAATTTTTAGTTACCATGAGGAACTTTAGATGGGATGTAGTATTAACTTTGATTGCCATGTGTTTTGAAATGCTATGTAATTCAAATCAAAGGAGGGTCAAATACTTGCATACTCAGTTTTATTTGTACAATACGATACATGATGCCTTTCAAGTGCAAAATAATTGGAAGGCCATATAAAAGCTTATTCTTTTTTAGTTAAATGAGGGTGAGAGGGCCTGACTATTATTACTTTAAATTTGGTCAAGAGTTTCAAGATATATCGCTTTTATTTGGAAAGGTCATAAAAGGATGCATGATTGAAATAAGCCAGTAAGCTGTGTAATGCCTAGCATTTATAAGGTGGTATCAAAAGTACCTTCCAAATGTGTGAAGGTGGTGACAAATTGTATTGTTTCTTCCTTGCAAGgtacttttatattttttcagaaaaatgttTGGCTACTATGAAAGTAATGCAAGAATCATTTACAAGATTGACAACAAAGGAAGTTCTTGCTCTTGAGTGTTTTTTCTAATGCTTGCAATAtctaaaaaggaaagaagaacagaagccAATGATCTTTTgctgcattattttttttagcagTGGACTCTATTTCTACATTGGCTGCCCATataattttgtatttatttGGAAACCAATCTCTCATATCATTTACTGTATTGTCACCATCGCAAGTAGATGTTGTTTATGCCACTACAAAAAAACTTGTCTTTTCCAATGCTTTTTAAAGCCTATACTGAAGCTTATAAGTGTCGGTAATTTTGCtgccgacgctttctaaagcgtTGCAAAAGTGTCAGCTATGTAAGAGTGGAAAAAAATCTGCTGACGCTTTAGCATCACTAAAagtcgacgcttataagcatcaggCAGTTAGCGCCTCTTGAAAGCGTCAACTATTAACTGCTAATTTTTTTATAGCATCGCTTTAAAGCatcattataattatttttataaaaaaaatattttaaaatttttttcccttttagcAAGCTTTAAAGGTCAGAGGTCATCCTTCTAGCACCGTATTTGCATTTCATGATCCCTGCCAGACCTCCCTTAAATCCATACAACGTGCTCCCCTTGGCTCGATCCTGCAAGTAATCTACCAAAAAccatagaaaagaaaagaaaaaaaaatcaaaagatcaATCTAACAATCAATCAACCAAAAACACAAAAGCATCCACAACTACAAAGGgacaaagaaagaaatcaatCAATTTGTACGGGGAGAAAAGGACAACCAAAAGAAACCATGAAAAGAAGCACTCACCAAAGATCCCAAAGATGACATTGTGCCCACCGGGAGCTTGGCCTCCGGAGAGCACCATACCGACATTAAGAATCCCAGCCATCTCCGACGGAACAACGCCCGTTGGCACTAGCATGACCGATGGTTGACCGAAGAGATTAGGAAACAGCTTCTTGATCTCATATGCAACCCATACCATCACAAGCATTACTATCAGAACCTCAGGTCGATCTACATAGATCTCAACCAATAACCAAAAGAGAGAAATGAAGGAAGATGGATAACGGGGTTTCTGGCGGCGGAGTTCGGAGCCTCATCGATAATCTTGAAGGGCCCTCTGACGACggagggaagggggagggggtggTTGAGGCGGCTCGTCTACACCTCGCTGTACACCGCCACGAGGCCGCCGGGCGATTGCCACTTGCCACCATTAGCGAGGACGGAGTTCGCAACCATCGTAGGAGATCAAGAAAGATCGATCTCAAATGAGACGCAAGCGAGCGacggagagagaaggggagggggttAGGGATTTGTAAGGAGGGACGGCTGGGTTGGAAGGGGTTAGGGATTTGTAACGAGGGGGGGCAGCTGGAGGGGTTAGGGATAGGGAGGGGGCTTCGACGACGCTTTGTAAAGCATCGTTTGGGGAGGGGGGGATAATGCATTGTTGGGGGCAATCGGCCTCCAACGATGCTTTCTAATGTGTCGTCTTAGAAATTAGGCcttcgacgacgctttttagaGCATCATCTTGGGGGTGAGATTTAGCCTCCGACAATGCTTTCTAAAGCGTCATCCTAGGACGACGATTAGGCCTTCGACGATGCTTTCTAAAGCATCGCCTTAGCGCACTAAGTCTTccaacgacgcttttaaaaagcgcCGTATTACCTTAGGCttccgacgatgcttataaATGTTATCATAGCTCTCTTCCCACttccgatgcttttaagcgcCGGAATATATCGACGCTACCTCCTCGCATCGCCAAAATTTGGTGCGGTGACTGATTGAAGACGCTTCTTTATAGCATCGGCAGATCACTGTTGGGAAAGCCACTTTCCCTGTAGTGTGCTTTTTTCCCACTCTTATATGCAAGAATGCATGGTAGTAGACCTCTTCAAAAGCCTCCAATGAGAAGTTTGGGGAACACCACACTTGCCATGGattgacaaatccaaaggactttTCAGCTGTTGGATAATTTCATcactttccttttgtttttgttgttgGAGGACTATTTTGCATGAGCATTGCTAGTCTCAAATTACATTGGCATCATTGTAGTTGGTAGACCTCGAGAGCTTTTTAAGGCTTTTTCTTAGATGTTTTCGGTGCCTTTTCCGCTAACCTAGTCAATGGTTGCAAACAAGCGTTTTCTGTGTTTTGCTTACTTACAATAGAACCTCAAAATGTCAGAAAATTTAACTCACTTTTCCTATGCAAAAGAAGGTTTTGAAATGTCTTCAAATACTTTTTTAGTACTAAATTTTTCCAAATAAATTACACTTTTTTTTACCAGTCTATTTCTATTCTTGAGCCTTTCTAACTTTATGCaggtcttttctttctttttttccttttttggttAGTTCGAGTGAAACGGACACTTAAGCTAGCTAGATTGTTGCCTAATTAGAAACTTAAATCACAATTAGAGAACTCatgtaatttgattaggatttgaTTCAAGATCTGTCTGAGGTTTTCGTTTTATTTCTTGCAGGACcctttttcaaggatttatttttGGCCATTCCTTGAGGACCTTTTTCTAAACCGTTTGTTCCATTTATTTTCTGTTTATGGGTTAACTGCCTCTTACACTCTGTTCTGGCATTTGGTGTCTTTTCGAGATTGCTGACAGCATCTTGGTATCCGTAAAATCGTTTCGGTGTTTAACTTACAAAGCCTTGTTCTCTTAGTTTATATTGCCCTTTCACACTTGGCTGACCAGAACTACAGTGTCTTCGCTGAGAGTGTTTGAACATCAGCAAAGCCTATTTATATTAAGAGATTTGATACTATATTCATTTTTTGTATGTTTTGCTATTTCACTTGGAAATTATTGGCCTGCTAAGTGCTCAATGCTTGGTTGCATTGTCTAGACCCTGTCAGTCATTTTGCTGTAAGGTGTATATGTGCCTTACTGTGTCCTTAGCTCTAAATTCTTGCAGTAGTGAGGTTGAGCATCATTCTTGCTTCCTTcgtgcttcagtttcttctaTTACTTTTATCATGCTCATGTATATTTTGGTGTTGCTCCAAGCTTAATAGGTGGAAGCTTGTCAACAAAGATGAATTACTGCAACTATTAATATGATCAGGGTTTCAACTGGAACTGTTTCTATTATACAAGCTCATCTACTAGAGTGATCCTAATGTTGGTTCTTTGCATCCCTTCCTAGGCTGATCATGAGATCCCAAAGCCTTTTGATTGGTTTGAGCATACTATTCTTGCTAGTGATATTTTTagcatgatttaattttgtaTAGTGCTCTTTTGGAGCTTAATATGATCAATCATGTATTAATGATTTAACGTGAACCCAGATATTCATGTAAAAACATCCAAGGGGCCAACATTGACTTTGACTATCATGGATATTTTAGTGATTTGCCGCTAGCAATGGAAACACCAATTAAATTGAGAACATGAGTATAATCATATATCTGTCCCTTTGCTGCAGTAACAATGCTCATATTTTCCTAAGTAACTACTTATTCTATCACTTTGGTTATGTTTGCCATTTGTAGTATATCTAGACCTACTGAGATTATCTAAACCCTCCTTGATTCTTGAATCAGGTAAGTCTACCCTTACTCATCCACAACCATTGCTGAAGCCACTTTGATTTGCTCTATTAATACTTCACCAGTTTTTATTTTACATAAGGATGCTTTTATGAAGGGGTGCAAAGAAGGTGACCCATGCCAACCTGTGCTTTACATTATTCAGTAAGCCCAGTGCTCATATTATTGTCAGAAGTCCTTATAAAACATGATAAAAATGCACCATGTTTGAATTAATATAAACAAACAACCATTACATTGCCAAGGCCCAAGACATCAGAACAAATAGTGCTtactatattaaaaaaaaaagagcatatcAGCATTTCATTTGGCAATTGGAGCTCTGTAATTGATATATTGGTTCTAGAGAGCTACCTTATCAACTCAATCCTTGTTGCATTGAATTTAGTGAAGTGCTTACTCATGTATAGCTTATTTGTACTAAATAAAGGAACATTTTGTTGAAGGGTATCTTATTTGCTCCCCCCAGGGACTCCCGAATGCTGGAAAGTCAACTCTTTTGGCAGCTATCACGCTTGCAAAACCAGATATTGCTGACTACCCTCTCACAACTTTAATGCCAAGCCTTGGTCGCCTTGATGGAGACCCTACTTTAGAAGCACCTAAGTATTCCTCAGGAGCAACATTAGCTGATTTGCCTGGTCTGATCGAAGGTGCTCATTTAGGCAAGGTACTTCTGTGTGCATCGTATCTTGTCATATTTTCCTTTATTGACAGCATCAGATGCTttattcacaaaaaaaaaaatatatattttattacagGGGCTTGGTCGGAATTTCTTGAGACACCTAAGGCGAACTCGGCTTCTTGTTCATGTTGTTGATGCTACTGCAGAGAACCCCATAAATGATTATAGAACTGTCAGGGAGGTAACCTATATTTTTGCTCCTTATGTAGCAATTTATTAGTTTCTATCTTCATTTTgtttttgctcttttttttttaactggaACATCTTCAATAGCTAACTGTAGTAGATAACTTTAGTGTGGAAATAGTTGAATGTGGTTCTAGCTATTGAACTGATGTTTTATTAGCAGACATAGCTATAAAGGCTAAGAAGTAGCCATGCCACGTGAACAAGAAAACTGAACTTCGCAAAGGATCCAAAAACAAAATCGACCAACAGATGAATATCCAGAACACGCAAAAGACCACAGCATAAGCATGAAACTGATAGCTAGAGTCTGCAAAGGATTTCAAAACTTCCATTGCTGTGAAAAGTTTTTGGGAGTCTAATAGGCTTCAAACTTCTCTCATCAATTTGTCAACTAGATTGCATGTGATAGATTATTTATTCTAAAAGAGCTGTGGACAATGACTATGTGCTtaacttaaaattttatttatagttCTTTCAAACATCTTAGAAAAAAGTTTTGGAATACTCCAATGATGATCCACATGGAAATATTTATCCTTCAGATAGATCTGAATATCTGATTATGGTAGAATTGAGATTCTCCATATTGACATTGCTAACATTGTCTTTTGTGAACTCCAGTGTCTAAAGTTAAGCGCATGCATGTGTTAGATGCTTTGAATTaacatgaataataaaattTCATTTTTGATAGTAATATTTTATATACTCTTTGTGCATATCTTTCTATAGAGGATAAATAGTCTTTAaaagagatttagaagaagtgCAGCTCAAAAATAGGGTGCATCCATTGGCTTGTCAAACACACTGTTTATCAACCCATCCCTTTTTTGAATTTGGGCTCATGATATCCCTATCATCTAGGACTCTAGACCCCGCAATGGCGGGAGCCTCGTGCTCTAAGCCACCTCTTTTTTTGAAACATAGAAACAACCTCTTTGTATGTGGAGGTAAGGCTGCTCCATTATGACCTACTGTCATGGGTTCAAATACGAAGCCTCTCCGCATGCGCAGATAACATACATACGACCCTCCCCAACGCCCACAGTGGTAGGAGCCTTGTGCATTAGGATGCCCTTTTATATCCCTATCATCTTGAAGGAGGCTTCTCTTATACCTTTTGTTAATGAATAGGTGATATTTAAATcctcaaagaaaaaagaaaagcaaatggTACTgccacgccccgagcccggagCACGGCAGACgtcgcacgcccgcacgggcaCGCAAGGCAGCTGACCACGTCAAAGCTATCACAAATGCTTAAAATTTGCTTaaacatttatatatatacaaaacaaTCTTACAAAGTTTCCAAAATTTGCATATATCAACATAGttcaaatattttagtttgactaACCAAAATTCTAATTTTGGCAAAAACTTCCAAAATCTatcgcactccccaatcccgtgcgatcaagcttcTGGAtctaaaaaacaaagaaaatagaataatgagctaTACTAGCCCAGTAAACAACATAATACCctagagtggggtcagagcatattaAATGTTTAATTAACatacaaaataatgactgaaaaataaatcacaataagcattctaatttttcttttcaaaacttatCATCATTTTCACAAAAACTTTGATACTAAAATTCCAACATATGTAGGCTATGGCCATGAAATCCAGTGGCATGGgtcgcacaaagtgccaaacaccactattattatacgccggtggtacggtgtccaaacaccactattattaaacATCGATGGTACGGTGTCCAaacaccactattctaatcaccgatgGTACGGTGTCGAAACTGGTCTCTCAcagatacaagtcgacagggccaacgaatAATCTTCATTGACGGggccagatcatagccatgctgagaatacatacatgtatacaaAATAAATTTTTCATCATTTGCCCAGTCACatttttcagatttcataaCATATAACATAATAAATTTCAAATAATATTTAACATGCATGACCCATTTTACTAGGTACAAAATATATCTCAAGATTCAAtcagtaataattattttatcaaatacttTGAAAAATACACTTTGAGGTATTAAATTACTTATCTTTTGTTGCGTAAATTCCACTTCCAACAAACGGATCAATTGCACCTGTTTAgatataattaattttcttgTTAAGTTCAGGGCTAAGcaaaatcaaaaatactatTTTCGGTCCAACAGGGTCCCACATGGCTGAACtgagcccaagttgggcccacaatggGTACGGCCCAAATAGAGCCCAACAAggctggactgggcccaagttgggcccacaaaggGGTACGGCCCCAACTGGGCCAAACATAGTTAAACTGGGCCTAAGTTAGGCCCGCAATGAACAGAGCCCAAGCTTGGCCTAGTTCGGCCCACGATGggccttccttcttttcttttgtttcctttcccttttttttctctttttctttttcttcttttctctttctttccttcttcccgtttcttcccgaagcttcctgtttctccttttttttcttcttcttcccgtagctctcccccttctctctttttccctctcctcctcctctcttcttcctttcctttacttcttctcttcttcctctcaccttCCCATGATCATAAGGAAAATCCCACGTCGGAGCTTGAGAGAACCCCACGGTGGAGAGGGAGCTCGGCAGGAAGGGCGATGGAGCTCTTGGGAGGGCCGGCCGAGGCCAGCGGCGCCTATGGCGACCCATCTTCTCCCGCGGAGGGATGACGGCATCGCGGGATGACCGTGGCCGAGCTTGCGGCTGCTCCCCATGATGGTCGCGGCTCTCACGACCGGGCTGCAGCATCGCGGTGCTCACGGCCAGGGTCAGCGGCACCAGCGATGCTCACGGCCGCACACGGTGAGCCTTCCCTTCTtcccctttctctttctttctttctttcttgcttgctttctttcctcctttctctctctctctgttatcCCATGCAAATCGGGAGGGAAGAAGGTTGGGAAGAGGAAAACTAAGATGGTCGGAAGCTTACCTAACTTTGGGGAGGAGTCACGAGCACCTTCTCCGACGATGCAGACGTCCGTTCAGGGAGCCCGATCTCTGAGGAAGGAGGAGAATAGTGAGGGAGAAATAGTGACATGGGTTCAGTTAATAGAAGGGTGAGTTCTGGAGGGTTCGACGACTGAACCACCGTACATCCACTTCTTCCCCCCCTCGAAGCAACGGATAGTGGCCTCTAGATGGGCTGCCGACTTTGGTCCATGTTGGCCCATCTGGCGGCCCGATACTCACAGGTACCAACAACAAAAAGGATAAAGCTATGTTTATTTAGCAGTATCCTACAAGTGGAGATGGTAAGCAACAAACAATTGCACAGACACCACTTGAgttgattatattttttaacatCGTAGTTGTATAGTCCTGCTTTGTACTGTTCATATAAGTGCTATAGAAGTATGGATCCTAGGTACCTTGAAACTTATCTGGCATCCTTGAATGTTGGAGTAGGAGTATTATCAGAGCGAGGTTGCAGGTTCAAACTCCCAGGGTGTCGCTTaggggggagattgttgggatTCCCCCTTAGGGGTTCGCTGCCACGTGTGGCTTATAGGGTCCACATGGTGGCATCGGTGCTTGACAGCCCAGCCTGCCGATGCGCTTATGGGGACGCATTGCGAAGCCCCTCCTGCCTACCTGTCGCTTAGTACGGAGCTCTGCTCTGCCGTTGATAGCCGTGGGGGGTGCCTTGCGGTGGTCAGCCTCGacttaagaaaataaagttgcgcctCTACTAACAGCAATTGCTTTTAGTATGGTAGTAAGCGCTTGATTCAACAAGTGGGTTTGCCAACCTTAACTTGGATATGGTATCTTCTAGTAAACATGTGATTATATGATGTCTAGTTTAATACAAAAACTGCATCAATTTCCAGTTGTGTCTAAAACATATTAACATATTTTGCTTGTTATAAAATCATACCTGACTTTTATGCTATATTATGATAAGGGCTATCATGCCCTGAAGTTTTATAAACTATATGTTGTGTTGAGGTGTCAATTTGATAGCTTGGAGAAATAAGGATAAATGTAGAAATAAACTTATTAATGATGGCTCAGATATTATGATATAGAAGATGAGTAGATAGGCAGCAGATTGTATGATATGATCAAGTGTGATGTAAGATACTCCAGTAATAAGAGAGGCTTAGGACATGTATATAAGCAATCTAGAATAAGGACCTTAGAAAATATGGCCGGAAGTTTTTAGACAGGATCTGACAAAGCTTCCACTTAAACTTAAGATGCAGTTGTTTTTAGGTAAAGAATTGCTCAAAGATTTTTTTAAGCAACCTAAAATATAGCATTGGGAATGTAAATTACATGTTAGAGCAAGGTCGGTGGAACCGTCCCGAATCGAGTGGTTTGGAGAGTATCGAGTCGTATCGGTGGCAGACCGGGACGGTTCCGGCAACCGAGAAAGAGCGAGCGGGGAAGaaatggagagggagaggaagaaagagagagggttgCAGAGGCCAGCAAGCTGtggaggaggggctccgcctcCAGGtcctctcctccgcctcctccctcGTGTAGCTCGCCAGCCTCCACCaccctctctccttccctctctcccccttctctctctttttctctcctattcttccttttttctgCCTCCTCTACTGTGTCGGTATGGGCTCGACACAGAATGGTACGGGGGCATACCGACCCATGACGCCAGATAGCCAGTCCGGACTTCAGTTTCGGCACAACAAACCTTGTATCAGAGAAAGTATGGATTGTTGTGACCCCCTATCTTATCGAAGATTTTTACTATTTTAAATAACTCGATGAATATATTTTCACTTTTGACTAttacttctctctctttctctcccctactccccaccccctctcctcttctctctcctcttccttaaAGATCTAGCAAGGCTTGAGCCGAGAGTGGTGAAGATGGAGTCTTTGAAGCCATTATTAGCGatttttttcattattataATTTGTAGTTGTGGATGGGTGACTCAAGCACACTCACCAAGGGCCAATTGAAGTCCTTTCTGCAAGAGTGCTTATGGACTAAGGCTATGGTTCTCATAGtacatatattttaatatgttttgCATTTGCctaaaccttgttggttttttcAAGTTTAATAACTAATTTTGCATTATCTTGGACTTCCAAATGCTTTATGCTACACAGATAAGATTTAACTAGATGTTTATAAGCTCTACTCTTTCAGATGATAATACTACCATTTAACTAGATGTTTATAAGCTCTACTCTTTCTGATGATAATACTACCATTTTAAAATCCACTTGGCCTATGACGATGCTTGCATCAAGGATGAACTAAGCCATGAACATTTGGACTCTATATCTTCATCCTTTTACGGTGGCTAATGTTTCTCTATTGTATGCTTATGATTATCAAAAAATACTACTTTTGCTGAGAGTAGCTTTGACAACAAGTGGACCTTCCTGCAAGAATTACGAATGTACAACCCAGACTATCTTCAACGACCATATATGGTAGTGTTAAACAAGATTGACCTTCCAGAGGTGCATTCTAGTTCCATGCTCCAATAAAATTCATGCACTTATACAAAGCTATATCCATGTTGTTGACCcaaggtttgattttgatgatcacaaaactataaataaTATTTACTATTGATTGTGTCTTGGCAAGAAAGATAGAACATGAGTTTTTACAGAGAATGAGAGGCATTCACAGATTAAGGGTCGAACCCTTCAACAAAGAAGTCGACCCCAAGCAGCTAATGTCAAGGAAAGAAAAGCAAAGTTCTgtggatgagtcgaccccaggttctcaagagtcgaccccagcgaagcaggagtcgacccttgtgcttaaagagtcgaccctcgatctcaatgagtcgacccttatgtttcaagagtcgacccctgatcTCAATGAGTCTACCCTTGTGtttcaagagtcgaccccagctcagTCTCAGCATTGGATAGATAGTCAACTTCTGGATTCctcaatgagtcgacccttgtattTGTTGAGTCGACCTCCGATGCAGATGAATCGACCCTTGggtttgaagagtcgactccaaaggatcgAGAGACAAAAACGCGATTT encodes the following:
- the LOC103720278 gene encoding probable GTP-binding protein OBGC2; this translates as MFSHFFSSPNPGFSKERIATVWVRGLGIRWGRQWSYSSKGIQYFVINCRSARVKESLSTNAATLIREPYHYFDQVVITVRSGDGGHGAVLSLPNLRNTTIFAMFYCFGWPKGKIILVCAKAASRLSLIVNTQYFHFTIVLNQLLFPYSLLYVSCPFFSQISLFEMPEHRRKRLMALSSNVMRDESDKVLVLGQPGEEVSLELILRVVADAGLVGYGLPNAGKSTLLAAITLAKPDIADYPLTTLMPSLGRLDGDPTLEAPKYSSGATLADLPGLIEGAHLGKGLGRNFLRHLRRTRLLVHVVDATAENPINDYRTVREWTFLQELRMYNPDYLQRPYMVVLNKIDLPEVHSSSMLQ